Within Spinacia oleracea cultivar Varoflay chromosome 4, BTI_SOV_V1, whole genome shotgun sequence, the genomic segment TGGAATTCTTATGTGTTGTCATCTAGTCTTCTTCACGGAGTGTGTACGTATTAATTGATCGAGTCCCTTTTCTGAATTAACTACATCGTATAAGCTTAGATTCTTTAGCTGCCCGCATAAAAATGATATGTTTCGCATGTTTTGATTTGAACAATTGTTTCAATTTTTGGCTGGCTCTGATATTTCGTGAACAAATTATACTGTCAATAGGGATCAATTGCTTGCAGCTAGTGAAAAATTGGGATTTATCTGCCCCGTATTAATTGGAAAGAAACCGGACTTCATTCCTAACTTTGTATTTGTTCCTGCTTCAGAATAATTAACCATTCTTGTTATCTTTATAGATCATATCTACTTTTCTCCTGAACACCTGTCATTGTGTTTGCAGGTATGTCTCCATGGCAGAGATCATCGATCTTTCTTCAATATCAACTGTTGTTCAAACAATAGATTTCCGACATTTTGTCTCGTTGTGGTGCGGTGTGAGCTTAAATTCTCTTTGCTCATATGACCCAAATATCCAGATACCATTGCTGAACAATCTGAGAAAATGTGGGTCTTTTGTATCTGGATTTCGTGGTAATGTGGGTAAGTGTTTGTATGCTCTTGATGTAGATTGCAGAACTACAGTCTGGACCTATCAAGAGAATGATTCAGATGGGGGCTTGGATTCCTTTCAGCCTAATGAACAActcaaaacaaaaaagaaaatgtcATATGTTAGGCATAGACGAGATGTGTATAAAAATCTTGGGCCTAGTTCTGAAGCTCATTTGTCCACTGTGCTAGCATTTGGAAGTTTATTCTCTGCCCCATATAGAGGCTCACAGCTCTACGTCGACATTAAAGAATCTCCAAAAGATCATCAAATGCAAACCTTGCTTCGTAAGATTGAATTTATGCCATTTGTTCCAGACATCATAAACGCAGGGAAGGAGTTTGCCCAGAAGAATATTGGAGCACCGTTTCTTTGTGCACAACTAAGGTTGTTAGATGGGCAATTCAAGAATCATTGGAAGACAACCTTTTCAGTGCTTAAGCAAAAGGTTGAAGCATTACAACAGAAGGGCTCTCACCCTATTAATCTTTTTGTGATGACTGATCTTCCCAGAAGTAACTGGAGCGGCTGCTACCTGGGAGACTTGGCCAGCAACGTAAAGTCATTCAAACTTCATGTTTTGAGTGAAAGAGAGGAAGTAGTGAAAAGAACTGCAGCTAAGGTTACAGCTGCTTTTGATGGAATTAAGCGTACTCATTGCTCTCGTCAATCACTTGATGTTCTTCTTTTTGTAGAGGAGACTATTTGTAGCTGTGCTTCTTTGGGATTCGTAGGGACAGCTGGGTCTACAATCGCAGAAAACATAGAGCTGATGAGAAAGAACAAAGTCTGTTTAAGAGATGATGAGATTGAAGTGTGACTCCATAAAATATAGAGTGATCGTGAATTGTTGGTTATTTCATGAATCTTCTCATGGCCTGTCAAATTGATTTCCTGTCTAATGGGATTCTGGAACTCTAGTCTCGGTGACCAACGGAATGCTGCTCAGCCTGCATCTATCTTTGCTGGATTCCTGGAAATAAAACACGACGAGCTGCTGATAAAATCATGAAGCCTAGTGATTGCTGCAATAGTCGCTGTTATTGTTATTGGCTGTCTTCCTGCTACATTCTTTTGCAAGCCTGATCTGTTACAACTCAAAGGTATGCGTGCAATTAAACTCTGTCAGTAACAATAAAGATTTACAATATCATATAATTAttacagcgtacaaataaattgAAAGTCTTTTAAGTTAATTTCAGGATTTCCTTACCATTCCCCCTCATCGATAAGGAGATTCATCTTACCTTCTAAAAGAGAAATGGTTAATTCTCATAGATGTCCGCTTAGCTTTCTTACGATCTTGTAGTTGTTCTTGACTTGGTTCTATATGAACGTATGTAATAATAGAGTATCATATTGGCCTGTTTGGTTCGGAGCTTTTTAGAGTAAAAAAATAGTTTTTCGATGCTAATTAGCTCGTTGATTATTCCAATTTTAGGCGTTTGGTTACAAGTTTGAAAGAGCCGCTCTTTTAGAAAAAGCTCATTTAAGGAGTGGAAGAACTTTTTagcttattactccctccgtcccaagtTAGTCTTTTACACTTATCATGACACAAAGTTTTAAGAGATAAGTTGTTTGGTTATAAAGTATTAGTCTTATATGCGCGCGATGCGTGCGTGACTTTAACGTGAgtttattataaaattcatgTTTACAAAATTTATCTAAAGAAAATGGGTTATTATCTCATGAATCAAACATCTAAATAGTGAAACAATGCAACACTCAAACCCTTACATGaagaaaaatctaaattatAGTATCGATGTACAAaatttaaacatataaaataatgTGCTTCACTTTTTATTTTACTCGCAATATATTGCCTAACCATGTAATTTTTCGTCAAATTGAATTGTGCACTATaagaatgttttggattaaaatATTCAATTGGTGAAGGTAACACCCACAAATTTTTTTTGGTTCCAAAGGtttagaattttttttccaTGAGTCGCTTACATCTATTAGTCTACATAAACGTAAACAATATCACTTTTAATATAAACCTCAATATGAGCTAATTAAAATCAGATTGAAACATGTTGAATAAGCAGCCTAAAATGCGTTGGGCAAGGTCGAAGCAATAACCTATAAATCCAAATTAGTTATTGATTTcctttaaaaaattatatactTATTAGTTTTGACCTTCCATCTTGAGTATCTTGATCTTCGTTTTCGTCCAATATAAAACTCTAGAACTACAAATATTATTTTACCAACTTTCTTAAGcaaccttattacttattttttGTTGGTCCTACATCTTTAGTATATAATTATACGGCGCATGATTTATTGATTtatatcatattgtttgttactaATCTTGAAAAGTGAATACTAACAATTTTAGTGTATAATTTGATGTTCTTTGGTACTTTGTAGTTACTCCTAATCTTGAAAAGTGAATACTATGTGTATTATTTGCATCCTTTACAGAATAGTTATTGTCGTTAAGTAatcttgtttaattttttttccaatcaGATTGATTTCCTTAATTAGGAAAATAGCATAAGTTGCATGTTTGCATTAAAATTTCCCTAAATCTTggcgttaattatatattcaataaaataatactccctccgtcccggaatactcgacccggtttgaccggtacagagtttaagggacttgaattgacttatttaatttaataggtagtagttgatagtggggtattattttaatgtagttagtggaaaatttgtaaaggggtggggttgggggagagtaagggttgaatttttaattattttttgtatggagtagggggtaggtgggttaataagggaggagtgagaaataatataatattgttagaatatttccatttttagaaacaggtcaagtattaagggacggcccgataaggaaaacatgtcaagtattccgggacggagggagtattaattcaAATTGTTAAAAAGGGTAATATAGACTATTCTATAGGAGGACACCAAAAGGTCATTTACTATAATGACCTCAAAAGTTCCCTTATAAAATAGAgattaatttattgaaaatgTAAATATGAAATGAGATAAtgggtattattttattgaaaagtaGATGCGATAGAAAATAGTGGggtatatttttttaatgtgaGAGTGTATGAAACCAAGAGCTGGCAAATAGGTCGTTTAGATCGGGTTTGATCGGGTCCATTCAGATCGGGTTACATTAACTTCGGACCGGGTTTGGGTATAGGTCGGGTCCATTCGGGTTTCATGTTTAATTCAATTGTTTATGGTCAGATTTGGGTCAAAATTTCGGGTCAATATCGGATCGGGTCATTATCGGTTCGATTCATTTCAGACCGGATCATATTCAATCGGCTTTTTTCGGTTTAGTTCGGATATTTTCGGGTTAGATCGgatttttcttgtttaatttcaagttttgaTTTGGCAATTTTGCTCTAGATTTGGTCATCATTCATAAAATATTCAATTATTTTTAATACTATATATAACAACATATCTTACAAAATAATTAAGGGATAAGCGTATACAGTTCGAGATTACTAGATTACCGTATGAGAATTTTAGTAAATGATAAAGCTTACATTTTCACATTGTTACAATTGATAATTTAGGGGACTCTAGTCTTCTACTAATGTATGGCCGAGAAGACGAAACATGAAAATTGGACAAATATAACATTATATATTGGTGATTAATAAAAGATTATCATGATTTAGTAAGTAAAGTAACTAGTATTTGAGACCAAATTCTCGGATTATTTCatagataataataataataataataataataataataataataataataataataataataaggttGCTTGTAGAAGACCCTCGAACCAGACTTGTGGGTGTCTTTCCCTCTAACATTGTTCGACCTTTGGTTGGTGTTAAGTTGATTGGTGGTCCCGCTCGTTCCTGTGCCGTTTTCAGTGGTGAGCTTGTGATGCAGAGAGTGACCAAGACCATTGGGCTTATGGATAAGGTTTCTCAGCTTGATGATcctcagtgtgagttgttgttacttagggcatgtaccggagtttctaaactctactttgctttgcGTACTTGTCCTCCTGGAATTTTGAGGTGGCTCATAGCACATTCGATGAGGCTCTTCGATCTTCCTTGGAGCGTATTGTTACTGcttcgtgttaggttatgacaaatataaaacatatatttcatgcggaaaaaccataaagccaggaatccaaattaattgccacatagtcaattaacataatttaggatacatacatgtgacgcgtgccttccctagctgctcccgaaccgaagtttaggactccaaatgtcgcccctccgtagatagtccacaacacgttcggatccgccttagattcaattaactagaatattatctaaggttttatgttattcgaaagcttaattatattttaggtaaattattaagttagttcttaaacttaaactatatgaatacttgttgattgtgatgtataaattgtAATTATGAATcacgtatttatagggaggaaatatcggacttagatttccactaggattcaaataactaattctatcagaattctagttaaattaatccattagaatttaatgtttaataaaacacaaaacatttaattcttgtGGAATCAGGAAAACGATTaatcaagcaatcctaaacgaccaaggattcgtagcattgtgcgcacacacacacgcagcccacaaggggcgttgtgcgcggctcggcccaaggcaggCGCTGGCACCACGCAGCCCATccttgggcgctgctgctgggcctTGCCTGGCTCGCTTGCTGCGGGCTTGGttgtgccttgctcgctgctcgcgGGCCTCGCTGGCCTTGCTGCGCGCGGGCTTCGTTACGCGCGagcttggcttcgtgctgggcgttgcgtctagcaagctcgtccgacgattgtttcgtacgtcgcgtttccgattcgttttccgattccggaattcatttccgattcgaacaatatttaatatttccgattccggaatttttttccgtttcgaacaaatatttaatatttccgattccggaatttatttccgattccaacaatatttcggattccggtaatatttccgtttccggcaatatttccgattccggcaatatttctatttccaataatattttccgatacgtaccatgtttccgtttccgacaatatctacgacttggataatatttatatttccgttatgatccatatttccgtttccgacaatatcatcatttccggagtattcatattttgccttttgacgatttcagctcccacaaGGACcgagatccgtcggttccgaatattcataattagagtatttaattcacttaaatacttgatccgttcacgtactatttctgtgaccctacgggttcagtcaagagtaagctgtggattaatattattaactcCACTCGAACCGGCcactagctagacattcagctcacttgatctcattgaattattaacttgcatatttaattaatactgaaccacatttattagacttagcattgactgcatacttggaccaagagcattatttccttcagtctcccacttgtccttagggacaagtgtgcattgcctaattcctttgtcgtttgatgcttgctcatgaacataaggtaagagtagtcatccttattatgtctaaaggtatttctcggtttcagagttcaactgatcaaataaacagataatcatagcctatgattcatctgagcacgtccatgcatttttcagtttctagctctccgagtggccatgtacaacttttcagcatctcatcctgatttatgggaggacaatcccaatcttgtga encodes:
- the LOC110788738 gene encoding O-fucosyltransferase 30 codes for the protein MNGGGRPRWKNKKASGRSIFISSLLILFLVFFIFYKEISTFILPLSTQSLSSEFSQCEVKTVEKFLWYAPHSGFSNQLSEFKTAILMAAILNRTLIVPPVLDHHAVALGSCPKFRVLEPKQLRFEVWDHAIDLLKEGRYVSMAEIIDLSSISTVVQTIDFRHFVSLWCGVSLNSLCSYDPNIQIPLLNNLRKCGSFVSGFRGNVGKCLYALDVDCRTTVWTYQENDSDGGLDSFQPNEQLKTKKKMSYVRHRRDVYKNLGPSSEAHLSTVLAFGSLFSAPYRGSQLYVDIKESPKDHQMQTLLRKIEFMPFVPDIINAGKEFAQKNIGAPFLCAQLRLLDGQFKNHWKTTFSVLKQKVEALQQKGSHPINLFVMTDLPRSNWSGCYLGDLASNVKSFKLHVLSEREEVVKRTAAKVTAAFDGIKRTHCSRQSLDVLLFVEETICSCASLGFVGTAGSTIAENIELMRKNKVCLRDDEIEV